The genomic window AAGGTTTAAGTTAGgttgtattttaacattttattaatgATGGGATTGATTTTTATATAGTTTGGTTTGAGTTTAagttaagtattttttaattagagTATATCactttaagttttattttaggtTTGGGCCCTGAAGAAGTTAAGTTTTATAAAAGTTTAATTGATAAtgaatttatattatttatttgatACATATGGATTTTATAAAGTTAATATAATTTAGGAATTTTTTACgaaatttttttatatattgagTTTAAGTACTGTTTgattcaaaaattattttaagtttttcaaaGATCAAGTTTATTTAGCGAAAAAGtttagttgtttttctttaaggatGGGAGGATTTTGACTGAAAAGGAGGTCATGAAACATTGATGAACATTGCTTTAATGAGAAGACACAGTTTTGTTGGatccttggttttgtttcagtcttttgtgttttattataaatttatCAATATATAAGAGTTTTAAAGGAATTCGTTTTGGGTTTTCTGAGATTGATTTCATTGTTTAATAGTCAGTTTTTATAGTCTGTTATTTCTTTGTGTAATGACACATTTCTTCGTATAATTTGTTGTTTTCaaatcctttcttttattttttaactatttaagtgttttattaatgttattgTTAAGAAATTTTATCATATTATTAGGTGAAGccttgtgctttgttttttcatagCAAATTTTCGTatgttttattgtcttttatgCAATCTTATAGAGGTTGCATGCCATTTTAAAGTCTCATTTTGGTTTCTAACTGTATTGTGCATTTTTCTAGTTGGAccttctggtttgtttttatatCTCTTGTGAGTggaaaaattgcatttctatttcttctcattctcaaatgtttttcagaagatCTCAGAGGGAGATGCCTGAAACATTTTGACAGTCTTTTGTCAACTGTTGATCTTATGATTTCTTCCAATTGACATCCTTTTCCCCTCAAAGAAGCCTCAAGGAAAATGAATCCTTATGTCATCTGATCTATTTATCATCTTGAACTTCAAGTGtttattttatgtgaaaaatgttATGATAGGTTGTTATGTTTTAAGTATCATATATGTATTGTTGGTACAAGCTTTGTTTTAGATAATATGTTAGGGGATATCACTCCAGTTTAAAGTTTGGGTCCTGGCCAGGCCCTGATTTTAACTTGGACAGGTGAGTTTGCCAGCAAAATCCAGAGGTTTCTGtacaaaaatgaataatatgCAGGTCATTTTGACCTACCGATTCGGTCCTACAGATGTAGCAGCTGATGCAGCTTTGAGGTCAAACTTGACATCCTTGCCCGGGAAAAGATGCCAAGGATTTTCACTGGAAACAAATGTTTCATCTGTTTGCAGCCTCTGAAGTGCTGACACAATGTTTCTACTGATTGTACTCTGTTCAATTTTACATATGTTATTTAGAATCTCTTTCTTTTGAACCTTCTTGAATTGTCGGTTTTGATaagttttatgcattttatcATTGAGGTCTTTTGTCTTATTTTatattatgttttatatttttcaacttttctgtttcaaaaaggaaggagaaaaaggtgaAGAAGTGCCTGAAATAGGGCTGGAATGAGGCTGGagattttgtgtattttaatattttcaaatagttCTTTTGTAGGGCCCACTTCACTGATCATCAAGTGAAACGTGAGGAGAATCCCAGACACTGGACAGATCAAATTGAAAAAACCATTCAAATTAATAACTTTGGACAAGggttgtgtttgtgttttcacaGGGGTTGAAAGTGGGTGTCAGCAGGATGCGTGAGATCTTGTCGAGTTCAGAGGAGAGCAGGTCCTGACTCCAGAAGCAGAGAAGTCAGCACGCAGACATGAGCAGGTGTCAAGACAGCGGACATCTCTTGGTTCTACGTGCAAAAAGAGGACTCTGGGACTTGGGTTTCTTATGGGACTTGAGTTGTCGTCCTTCCATTTCAGGAAAGGGAGATGTTGCATTTCAGATTCCCACGGGGAATGGGGCCTGCAGTTTGATCAAGTGTTACACTTGTGCCTCATCTTCTCACTGATTGCCTTGGGCAATGGGGTGGTTTTGTTGATGTTTCAACCAAGGGAAATGTCTGGGAAACTCTGGGCAGCACATCAGGTTTGACACCATCAGTCTGAAACACTCAAGGCCAGAAAAGGCCTTTTCAACATGTTTGAATTTGCCAGTGAACAAATGGCTGATTCCAAAAGACACCCCTCCAACAATTTTGCAAGTGCATTCTCAATTTGGAGAATGGAGGTGGTGTTTGGATGGGGTTTCTTTCTGTGGCTCCTTATGAGCCTTTGAGAACTGGGAAGTTGTGgcaaaaaatgaatttttatataGCAATTCGGCTTTTCGGAGTGGcacaaaacaaagataaaatcaTAGAAGTCACTCCAAACTCATGTAAGAGCCTGGAGCCTACACTGGGTGACATTCCTGGGAGTGCTTGCACCAAATATGTATCCCAGAGTGTCACTGCGATTACTGTCCTGCCGCTCAGCCCAACCTGGGCTCCTCAGGGaggctgtgcaggcaggcagcaaAACCCACAGCTGGTCAAACAGCAGTGTTCCATTCCCCTTGGCATTCATGAACAACTGTATGCAGCAACAGAGAAAGTACTATTAACTGAAAGATTTGCTCACTGAAATCTGAAATCTAAAagatatatatatgcatactaCATCATGCTGCTTACATGCCAAGAAATGGCCTTGAATATCTTCAAACagttcagtattttaatttcaagtcCTCAATTTGATCAAAATCACCCATGTGCTACTGAGCTATAGCAGCTGCCGTTAAGACTATTGTTTTAATTCTCAGTGGAAAAATGGAGCCTTAGAATGTCTGTTCCCAACATACTGCACTGACACAGCCCTTGAACAGCGTGTTTGGAATTTCACATTTTAGAAGTTCCAGCAGCAGCCTATGCTGGctttacaaatatttacataCCACGTTCTAAAAGCTTAGATTTGTTCCCAGAAGACATGAAAGTCTGATAAGTGTTTGCACCTTTAGATTTTGAATGCCTTGGCAAATCAGTACCTACAGTAGACTTGTTAGCAGACTGAAACATGTTTTGTGCTTTAAACTCCAGAGAACATAATTTCAACTTCAGAAGTGTTTCCATCAGTAAGGTACACCAGACAGAGATGATTCCCACATGCTTAATCTTTATTGTGCGAATGTTGTTCAGAGCACTTATTACCCTGTGTagacacacattaaaaaaaataatacactAACAGTGGCTAGACTGATGGACAACATATTAAATCTATTTGGTGGTAACTTGTACGCATGCAGTTAACTCCTGTGGTGTACAAATCTTAGCCAGGAGGCCAGCCCAACTGGCGACCACCCAGAACATGGAGATGTACGTGATAGACAGACTGCCCACCCTCAGGCCCTTCATTCACAACCATCCGGAATCCATTGGTCAGGCCCAGCTTAGCAGCACACTTCTTGCCAACAATCATTAAATGCCCGAGAagctggaggagaaagaaaaaaacaaaaaaaagaaaaaaacaaccaacagaaaacacacaaaaaaggggaaagggtgggaagggaaggaatgaGAGCAGAGAACCAATAAGCCAGTAagttaattttcagaaattcagcCACTGCTCTTCAAATTGTTGCCTGCCTGCAACTGACACTTTCCAAGAAAAACTATAAAGACTGCCTATGCTTAATATATGGGGAAAATAGAACTATTGATCTTTTTCAAGCCAGGCTGTAACAGACTACAAAAGTGTCACAGAAGCTAAATTTACTTCATGGTTAAAGCCCCCACTACTTCTTCTGACAACATATATCCTTCTGGTGAAAAAGAAACTTTATCTTACCATGTAAAGTTTATAAAATCTTTGAGCTTGATGTTTTTagttataaaatgaaatattcagcACCTCTCAGCTaaccttctttttcttcacctCTGACCTGCTAAAAACCCCCAAGTCTATATTAGAGTAAGTACTATTGCATGCAAACAATGAAAACAGGCATCAGGATTATAAGATAACAAATTCCAATTCATTTTGCATGGAAAATACACACATGGATATATTTTGctaattttactgaaaaacCTTAACTCCATTATCTTTTAAGCTAGAGGACAAGCATTAGAGTATCAGAAAACTACTCTGCCTGTTTGAAATATCAAGAGGAAAAGGGATATTATGAAATAATGAGAAGCACAGTTTGGTGTACAGAAAACCTTTAGAGTACTTACAGATTCATCAGAATCATCTGCTTCAGACAATCTGACAATTGGCTTCTTAGGAATCACTAAGAAATGTGTTGGAGCTTGGGGTGAAATATCATGGAACGCGAGGCACTGGAGGAACAGGAAAcagataaaatataatttcttttggaGAAAGGTAAGAGTTTCAGTAAATCAATATGCCCCACTAAATACATACTTCAGCAGATTATCAGATATCCCAAACATACGCAGAGATGTTAAATTTTCTtgaattatatattattttaaatcctTTAATTTCTAAACACAAAACACTATTTACCAagatctgctgaaaaaaaaaaatcactgctttgTAAAGTACTGTTTAAAAGCTACAGACTTCTCAGCAAAGCAATATACAATCAGGTTCAAGATTTACTATTGCAACATACGCATAACAACTAGTAAAGCTGTTGGCATGCATGCCTATAAAAAGTACatttatacttattttttttaattaacaccATGTTTAATAAAATGGCAAAGAGCTGCTAATCATCTTCCAGTTATGCCTGAATATTTCCTTCATCAAAGACAGCAAGGCAATACCAAAGATCCTGAAGTTATGTGATTGAGACCGTACTAATCTTCTGTTCTCAACAGCACCAAGTATTTCAGAGCAATGCATTAACACCAGCTTTGCTTCAGACATACTCAAATTGAGAGAAAGGCTTCActtctgaaatacaaatatctGTCTGTAATGACTAGCTGAATCTTGACTAAATACCAAAATTACAACCAATCATACACTGCATGCATCACCTAAATATCAAATTAGGAACTGCCAAtaggcaaaagaaaatgaagctgtgTCTCTTTGTACAAAATGGCCAACCAGAGGACTAGGACTTGCAACTGGAACCTCAACAAATGTGCAGATGCACAGGAAGCACTCTGCAACCATTAGTCCAAGGATATCTCTGACTTACCCATCACGTTCAACAGCATAACACCTGGCAGTGATTGGTTATGTTACAGACAGTGGATACTTAAAAACACACACCTAGATTCTTCAAAATGCTTATTTCCTAGATACTTTTCTTTGTGAATCAATAAAGTTAATCTTCTTTGCAACTATACTGGTTTTTTAGTATGAGAAGAAATGTGGCTTTTGTCAAAAGTAAAGTTGGTGAAAAGCCCAAACTCAACTTGAATCAATCTTCTACACaacttatattttatacatcAAATCTATCTGGTTTTAAGGTATCTTTAACAAGATAATGCCCAGTTTTGAATCTCTGATGAACTGCTCATTTCTTCCAAACAGGGAAGGGCGGTAAGTATATAATTGATGAATAAAACTAATTTGCACCCAATTAAATAAATCATACTTAGAGCTGACCATTTTGTAAGCAGCTTTCTTATTATATGTAGTCTCATAGAGGAAGAGTGCAAATGGCCAAAACGCATCAAAGAATTTAAAGAGCAAAAGATTGGAAGTAAATAGTTTTCAATGGTACAGAAAGCAGAAGTAGCATTAAGGGAAAAGCACAGTCACAGAAATTCATGAGTGCGTGGGAAACCAAACTTCATTTCAGGAAGTTTAGATTCAACTGGAAAAACAGTGATAAGGCATAATTCTACAGAGACTTTGTACTTTTCAgtatttccctttctctgaagGTCAATTATTGATTAAAGGCCTTCCTTACCCTCCTCCTTTTAACATTTTCAGCCACCTCTAAAAAGACCTCCTTAAAGCcaacaaaattaattcaagaTCACCCACCAGTCAACTGAAACCTAGAAATTCTACATTTCTGTGCACTTTGAAGTAAAAAATCAAGTGATGCACTGTAGGTAATGACTCTTCCAGAAAATACTCCACACAAACAGCTGTCAAAGTGGGCTCAGCAAAGTCAATGGCTTGATTCCTAAATCAAGCAGTGCCCAGCTTACTCTGCTGCAGCCACCgcagctgaagaaaaaactCAGAGAGGTTTGACTCGGGTAAATAAAGAACACAAACCTTCACATAAACACAGAGCAGTAATATAAGCATGACTTTCAGAAATCAGTCAACATTTCCAATATTCTTCAGAGCATATGGCAACTGCAACAATTCTGCCATCTATTAAGGAAACAGTTTCAAGCTATGCATGATTTTTAAGCACATAAATCTGACAAACTGCATCCTTAGGGAGTGTGTATTGTACACTGAGAATAATCCcttatttcaaaagcaaaagtcCCTTTTAATAGAGCTCCTGTATTTCAGTCTGAAAGACGGGGGAAAAG from Vidua macroura isolate BioBank_ID:100142 chromosome Z, ASM2450914v1, whole genome shotgun sequence includes these protein-coding regions:
- the HINT1 gene encoding adenosine 5'-monophosphoramidase HINT1, whose protein sequence is MADEISKAQAARPGGDTIFGKIIRKEIPANIIYEDEQCLAFHDISPQAPTHFLVIPKKPIVRLSEADDSDESLLGHLMIVGKKCAAKLGLTNGFRMVVNEGPEGGQSVYHVHLHVLGGRQLGWPPG